From the Oscillospiraceae bacterium genome, the window ATAAAGAAATTTATAAAAATATTATAAATAATATTTGAAAGCGATATAAATTAATGGAAGAAAATACAAGCTTCTTTTTACATGACATTATAGATGAAGATATCAAAAACGGACGGGTAGAAAAAATACACACTCGTTTTCCGCCCGAGCCCAACGGCTATCTCCATATAGGCAGCGCCAAAGCAATTTATATCAATGCCATGACAGCGAAAAAATACGGCGGTCTGTTTAATCTGCGTTATGACGATACGAATCCGGAAAAAGAAGATGACGAATATGTAAAAAGCATATACGAGGATCTTATTTGGCTCGGCGCGGAGCCTACCGGCGGTGTTTTTTACGGCAGCGATTATTTTGATAAATGCTGTGAATTCGCGATACAGCTGATCAACCAGGGCGACGCATATGTATGTGATCTTTCCGCAGACGAAATGCGCGAATATCGCGGCACTCTGACAGAACCCGGTAAAGACAGCCCTTTCAGAAACCGCTCGGTTGAGGAAAATTTAAGCCTGTTTGAACGTATGAAAAGCGGAGAATTTCCGGACGGCTTCTGCACTCTCCGCGCAAAAATAAATATGTCCAGCCCGAATATGAATCTGCGCGATCCGGCAATTTACAGGATACTTCACACGTCGCATCACAGACAGGGCACGAAGTGGTGTATTTATCCTCTTTACGATTATGCTCATCCGATACAGGACGCACTTGAGGGCATTACCCATTCAATGTGTTCGATCGAATTCGAAAATCACCGTCCTCTGTACGATTGGGTTGTCAATAAAATAGGATTTGAGAAAAAACCTCATCAGTATGAATTTGCCCGCCTGAATGTTACGCATACCGTAATGAGCAAAAGATATCTTCGCAGCCTTGTGGAGCAGGGCGTGGTTGACGGATGGGACGATCCGAGAATGCCCACTCTCTGCGGCCTTAGAAGAAGGGGATACACAGCATCTTCTATTATAGAATTTGTGAAGCGCGCAGGGGTCTCGAAGGCGTTCAGTATTGTTGATATCGATCTGCTTGAACATTGTATCCGTGACGAACTAAATTTCAACGCGCAACGCAGAATCGCAGTCATTGATCCGGTCAAGGTAGTCATAGAGAATTATCCCGAAGATAAAACCGAGCTTTTTCAGATCAAAAACAATCCTAACGATCCCGAAGCCGGCGAAAGACAAATACCATTTACTCGTGAAATGTATGTCGAAAGAAGCGATTTTCTCAAGGAAAAGTCTCCTAAGTTTTTCCGTCTTTATCCCGGTGGAGAGGTTCGCCTTATGAGCGCGTATATTATAAAGTGTACAGGATTCGAAATCGACGCTGAAGGGAATGTTACGCTGATCAGATGCGAGGCAGATCTCGAAACCGGCGGTAAAAATCCAGCCGACGGAAGAAAAATAAAAGGAACAATTCATTGGGTTTCCGCTTCAAACTGTATAGATGCGGATATTATGAAATACGGCCTTTTATTCAACGAAGAGAATCTCACCG encodes:
- a CDS encoding glutamine--tRNA ligase/YqeY domain fusion protein, with protein sequence MEENTSFFLHDIIDEDIKNGRVEKIHTRFPPEPNGYLHIGSAKAIYINAMTAKKYGGLFNLRYDDTNPEKEDDEYVKSIYEDLIWLGAEPTGGVFYGSDYFDKCCEFAIQLINQGDAYVCDLSADEMREYRGTLTEPGKDSPFRNRSVEENLSLFERMKSGEFPDGFCTLRAKINMSSPNMNLRDPAIYRILHTSHHRQGTKWCIYPLYDYAHPIQDALEGITHSMCSIEFENHRPLYDWVVNKIGFEKKPHQYEFARLNVTHTVMSKRYLRSLVEQGVVDGWDDPRMPTLCGLRRRGYTASSIIEFVKRAGVSKAFSIVDIDLLEHCIRDELNFNAQRRIAVIDPVKVVIENYPEDKTELFQIKNNPNDPEAGERQIPFTREMYVERSDFLKEKSPKFFRLYPGGEVRLMSAYIIKCTGFEIDAEGNVTLIRCEADLETGGKNPADGRKIKGTIHWVSASNCIDADIMKYGLLFNEENLTALPEDKSYGDYLNPDSIKKISGAKLELSLSNAKPGDKYQFVRNGYFCRDTKNAGTFNSIVDLKDSYTIKEK